A stretch of the Vitis vinifera cultivar Pinot Noir 40024 chromosome 16, ASM3070453v1 genome encodes the following:
- the LOC109124143 gene encoding transcription factor MYB30-like, whose translation MALPWFLSSHWKSMIPEEQTPRWTTEEEDQRVFECQSRNPDLHWPDIATLTGLSGSGKSYRERWNNDLDPNVQRGNFSQEEDDAIICFQSLYGNCWESIAAHLPGRTDNDVKNRWYSHLKKQPWRSTDENILDPQSSTRDRPHATQLFHLNHNIDPNTSLSSIPTPVSASQEIVNPWSTSELAYPEFPGDIF comes from the exons ATGGCGCTTCCCTGGTTTTTAAGCAgtcatt GGAAATCCATGATACCAGAGGAGCAGACACCGCGATGGACCACCGAAGAAGAAGACCAGAGGGTCTTTGAATGTCAAAGCAGAAATCCCGATCTACATTGGCCAGATATCGCAACGCTGACAGGGCTGAGCGGGAGTGGTAAGAGTTATAGGGAGAGGTGGAATAACGATCTGGATCCTAATGTCCAGAGAGGGAACTTCTCCCAAGAGGAAGACGACGCCATCATCTGCTTCCAGTCGCTCTATGGGAATTG CTGGGAAAGTATAGCAGCTCATCTTCCAGGGCGAACCGATAATGATGTCAAGAACCGCTGGTACAGCCATTTGAAGAAGCAGCCTTGGAGAAGTACTGATGAGAATATTCTTGACCCACAAAGTAGCACCAGGGATCGCCCACATGCCACACAACTCTTTCATCTCAACCACAATATTGATCCAAACACAAGCTTAAGCTCGATTCCTACACCAGTTTCAGCCTCACAAGAAATCGTCAACCCTTGGTCCACTTCTGAATTAGCCTACCCAGAATTTCCAGGGGATATCTTCTGA
- the LOC109124144 gene encoding uncharacterized protein LOC109124144, which produces MCHNLKGIWQKVKKRFKKCKVLWQLIVESGKRKKSTVDKYFAPRNTQRAQPSMSVLAGKEAIWRADIAIGRFFYDACIPINAVNSLYFKPILNVISAIGPGYIGPNYHQLRVNLLKDAKKEVQLLVDSYHAIWAKVGCTIMGDGWTDNRQRILINFLVYCPERISFVKSVDASDIVKNATNLFQLFDEVIEWVGPLNVVHIVTDNAANYVAVGRLISQKHKHINWSPCATHCLNLIFKDISKMDHVAELVKRASNVTIFVYNHVTLLSWLRKREGWTEILRPGATRFATTFIALKSLHDKKHDLQALVTSKFLVDSRYSKDYKSKVAVSIILDNRFWNDCLIVVNLMSPLMRLLRIVDCDERPSMGYVYEGMYRVRLGIKKLFNYNERLYKPYTEIIKQRWDQQLKKSIHSAAYWWNPCFQYDQENFCNKPNVIGGVMDVIDQKVLKGKLETMNEMKLFRDRLGSFGRELAYSSREVL; this is translated from the coding sequence ATGTGTCACAATTTGAAGGGGATATGGCAGAAAGTGAAGAAGAGGTTCAAGAAATGCAAAGTCTTATGGCAGCTAATAGTGGAaagtggaaaaaggaaaaaatcaacaGTGGATAAGTATTTTGCACCAAGAAATACTCAAAGAGCTCAACCTTCCATGAGTGTACTAGCTGGGAAAGAAGCTATTTGGAGAGCGGATATAGCGATTGGGAGATTCTTTTATGATGCATGCATTCCTATTAATGCAGTGAATTCCTTATACTTTAAGCCAATATTGAATGTTATATCTGCAATTGGTCCTGGATATATAGGTCCAAATTACCATCAACTACGGGTTAATCTTTTAAAGGATGCCAAGAAGGAAGTTCAGTTACTTGTGGACTCTTATCATGCAATTTGGGCAAAAGTTGGGTGTACAATAATGGGTGATGGTTGGACAGATAATAGACAAAGAATACTCATCAACTTCCTTGTGTATTGTCCTGAAAGAATATCGTTTGTGAAATCCGTTGATGCTTCAGACATTGTCAAGAATGCAACTAATTTGTTTCAGTTATTTGATGAGGTGATTGAATGGGTTGGTCCACTCAATGTAGTTCATATAGTCACTGATAATGCAGCAAATTATGTGGCCGTGGGGAGATTGATTTCTCAGAAGCATAAACACATTAATTGGTCACCTTGTGCAACTCATTGtcttaatttgatctttaaggATATTAGTAAGATGGACCATGTTGCTGAACTTGTAAAACGTGCATCAAATGtgacaatttttgtttataatcatgTTACTTTATTAAGTTGgttgagaaaaagagaaggatgGACAGAGATTTTGCGACCTGGTGCAACTCGCTTTGCTACTACATTCATTGCACTCAAGAGTCTTCATGATAAAAAACATGACTTGCAAGCTTTGGTGACTAGTAAGTTTCTTGTGGACTCTAGATATTCAAAGGATTATAAAAGCAAAGTTGCAGTTTCCATCATCTTGGATAATAGATTTtggaatgattgtttgattgttgtgaaTCTTATGTCTCCACTAATGCGCTTATTGCGTATTGTTGATTGTGATGAGAGGCCTTCGATGGGATATGTGTATGAAGGCATGTATAGGGTTCGTTTGGGCATCAAGAAATTGTTTAACTACAATGAAAGACTATACAAGCCTTATACAGAGATCATAAAGCAACGTTGGGATCAACAACTAAAGAAAAGCATTCATTCAGCAGCTTATTGGTGGAATCCATGTTTCCAATATGATCAGgaaaacttttgtaataagccaAATGTTATTGGAGGTGTTATGGATGTTATTGATCAGAAAGTTCTGAAAGGCAAGCTTGAaacaatgaatgaaatgaagttaTTTCGTGATCGATTGGGAAGTTTTGGAAGAGAACTTGCTTATTCTTCACGTGAAGTACTTTAA